The Bombus huntii isolate Logan2020A chromosome 6, iyBomHunt1.1, whole genome shotgun sequence genome window below encodes:
- the LOC126867099 gene encoding uncharacterized protein LOC126867099 isoform X2 — MRIENLADSRVRSIIRFLNTENVRQPFQHFKWKVLKDRAYTWLITGSCTGDVHLETVRRRKVVTTPPGLLGCGLSPSSIKPLGIYFCRTFTRRFVTHLFTMWLLILAGLLTVSGAEEAISNAAEKAKTSSDNAGDIVMLEIDVKEPVKRSPITATAEYGAPANQYILQSADDTQELPPEYLSVLQQYAQEGPQHQAPPPPRRVQPAYAKQQQALQQAYYNYRKPTVVPPRPRPQLHPQALAQAELTADIQAQVEAQTRTDAIRTARLGSKASEVPVYQTSYAQPKLGTFEQELLQLVSANQAQEFKLLPTQPKGSTSAYSQQLVSYPAQYAKPTVAAAQLPEQYHIETSPPRYHQPRPQPQPQPQPQPAPAYQSVEEPVHYQAAQPAEAYNQSPQYDYIDDDSYRKALEQAQAQAQAQAEAQALSFQKIAQAAYKKHHQDALAHMRLTNERYRQQSALEQIQQGAQVSDAGRSHLQEQLHPKGAEAAYRAKLKAQIAAEAAEARKLQQAQEFKAHADAIRKLEAQQQAHLKVQEEVHNYALNFEKNQARAQAIAQAQAEALYKSQLQARNQVKGEILAISKGQVQGKKVDPDSSVYHYTLSTTTALPFLHNSYFTNDQLQKYQTSGSSYVPRSVPKSDDANPVIEAASAHVQPVITQPRQTHKLKLPSSSQSVYVSESGLLKKSPIKSVTIEEVTAQPDQIGAQPSPAAKAHALTEEDLSALINAGYTVTPVTQPAKTIQQIYATDNTSAGNNPYYTKKQKAPLTRSEYVTYEEVIQRPRKLVRKNRPILKHSEKEGDLGEKVTYLVPLEPAFGTRQPALKHEE; from the exons GTTCGTGTACCGGCGATGTGCACCTAGAAACAGTTCGTCGCAGAAAAGTGGTAACAACCCCACCTGGTTTGCTCGGGTGCGGCCTTTCCCCTTCGTCTATAAAGCCACTAGGAATCTACTTCTGCCGAACATTCACTCGGCGCTTCGTCACTCATTTGTTCACCATGTGGCTGCTTATCCTCGCAG GTCTTTTAACGGTTTCCGGGGCCGAGGAGGCGATTTCAAACGCAGCTGAAAAAGCGAAAACCTCCTCTGACAATGCAGGCGACATTGTCATGTTGGAAATCGATGTCAAGGAGCCTGTGAAGAGATCGCCGATTACAGCCACTGCCGAATATGGTGCTCCAGCCAATCAGTACATTCTTCAATCAGCCGATGATACGCAAGAG CTACCACCGGAGTATTTATCTGTACTACAACAATACGCGCAGGAAGGGCCGCAACACCAAGCGCCACCACCTCCACGGAGAGTGCAGCCAGCATACGCGAAACAACAGCAAGCATTGCAACAAGCTTATTACAACTACCGAAAGCCAACAGTAGTGCCGCCTCGTCCTCGTCCTCAACTTCACCCTCAGGCTCTGGCTCAAGCCGAATTAACTGCTGACATCCAAGCTCAAGTCGAAGCTCAAACACGCACAGACGCCATTCGCACGGCCCGTTTGGGATCGAAAGCTTCCGAGGTTCCGGTATATCAAACATCCTATGCCCAACCAAAATTGGGAACGTTCGAGCAAGAATTACTGCAACTAGTCTCGGCTAATCAAGCCCAAGAATTTAAACTTCTTCCAACGCAACCTAAAGGAAGCACATCCGCATATTCCCAGCAATTAGTAAGCTATCCGGCTCAATACGCGAAACCAACCGTGGCAGCAGCTCAATTGCCCGAGCAGTACCATATTGAAACTTCTCCACCGCGTTATCATCAACCACGGCCACAACCACAACCACAACCACAGCCACAACCGGCACCTGCTTATCAATCTGTCGAAGAGCCTGTTCACTATCAAGCAGCTCAGCCTGCCGAAGCTTACAATCAGTCGCCACAATACGATTATATCGATGACGATTCATATCGGAAAGCCCTTGAACAGGCTCAAGCTCAGGCTCAAGCTCAGGCGGAGGCACAAGCGTTGTCTTTCCAGAAAATCGCGCAGGCTGCTTACAAAAAGCATCACCAAGATGCGTTGGCGCATATGAGGCTCACGAACGAACGTTACAGGCAACAGTCTGCTCTAGAACAGATCCAACAAGGTGCCCAAGTGAGCGATGCTGGACGTAGTCACTTGCAAGAACAATTGCATCCAAAAGGTGCAGAGGCTGCTTATAGGGCGAAGTTGAAAGCGCAGATAGCCGCGGAGGCAGCCGAGGCAAGGAAATTGCAGCAAGCGCAGGAATTTAAGGCACACGCTGACGCTATTCGCAAACTCGAAGCTCAGCAGCAAGCTCATCTGAAGGTGCAGGAAGAGGTTCATAATTATGCTCTGAATTTCGAGAAGAATCAAGCGCGCGCTCAGGCTATAGCGCAAGCCCAAGCTGAAGCTCTTTACAAGTCCCAGCTTCAAGCTCGGAATCAGGTTAAAGGCGAAATTTTGGCGATCTCCAAGGGCCAAGTGCAAGGAAAGAAAGTTGATCCAGACTCATCCGTGTATCATTATACTCTTTCAACCACTACCGCCCTTCCTTTCCTTCACAACAGTTATTTCACCAATGATCAATTGCAAAAATACCAAACATCTGGTTCTTCTTACGTTCCTAGATCAGTTCCAAAATCCGATGACGCGAATCCCGTTATAGAAGCAGCGTCAGCCCACGTACAACCTGTTATTACGCAACCACGGCAAACCCATAAGTTGAAGCTCCCTTCGTCTTCTCAGTCGGTTTACGTATCCGAATCGGGTTTGCTAAAAAAGTCACCAATTAAGTCGGTAACCATCGAAGAAGTAACCGCCCAGCCGGATCAAATCGGTGCTCAACCGTCACCCGCAGCCAAGGCACACGCTTTGACGGAAGAAGACTTGTCAGCATTGATTAACGCAGGATACACCGTTACTCCTGTGACGCAACCTGCCAAAACTATTCAACAAATTTACGCAACCGACAATACATCTGCGGGTAATAACCCGTATTAtacgaagaaacaaaaagcTCCTCTTACAAGGTCTGAATACGTCACCTATGAAGAGGTGATTCAACGTCCACGTAAGCTCGTTAGAAAAAATAGGCCGATTCTGAAGCATAGTGAGAAGGAAGGTGATTTAGGCGAGAAAGTTACTTACTTGGTACCTCTCGAGCCGGCTTTCGGCACGAGACAACCTGCGCTCAAACACGAAGAATAA
- the LOC126867099 gene encoding uncharacterized protein LOC126867099 isoform X1 produces the protein MFVFNFPPIFITNIAMRIENLADSRVRSIIRFLNTENVRQPFQHFKWKVLKDRAYTWLITGSCTGDVHLETVRRRKVVTTPPGLLGCGLSPSSIKPLGIYFCRTFTRRFVTHLFTMWLLILAGLLTVSGAEEAISNAAEKAKTSSDNAGDIVMLEIDVKEPVKRSPITATAEYGAPANQYILQSADDTQELPPEYLSVLQQYAQEGPQHQAPPPPRRVQPAYAKQQQALQQAYYNYRKPTVVPPRPRPQLHPQALAQAELTADIQAQVEAQTRTDAIRTARLGSKASEVPVYQTSYAQPKLGTFEQELLQLVSANQAQEFKLLPTQPKGSTSAYSQQLVSYPAQYAKPTVAAAQLPEQYHIETSPPRYHQPRPQPQPQPQPQPAPAYQSVEEPVHYQAAQPAEAYNQSPQYDYIDDDSYRKALEQAQAQAQAQAEAQALSFQKIAQAAYKKHHQDALAHMRLTNERYRQQSALEQIQQGAQVSDAGRSHLQEQLHPKGAEAAYRAKLKAQIAAEAAEARKLQQAQEFKAHADAIRKLEAQQQAHLKVQEEVHNYALNFEKNQARAQAIAQAQAEALYKSQLQARNQVKGEILAISKGQVQGKKVDPDSSVYHYTLSTTTALPFLHNSYFTNDQLQKYQTSGSSYVPRSVPKSDDANPVIEAASAHVQPVITQPRQTHKLKLPSSSQSVYVSESGLLKKSPIKSVTIEEVTAQPDQIGAQPSPAAKAHALTEEDLSALINAGYTVTPVTQPAKTIQQIYATDNTSAGNNPYYTKKQKAPLTRSEYVTYEEVIQRPRKLVRKNRPILKHSEKEGDLGEKVTYLVPLEPAFGTRQPALKHEE, from the exons GTTCGTGTACCGGCGATGTGCACCTAGAAACAGTTCGTCGCAGAAAAGTGGTAACAACCCCACCTGGTTTGCTCGGGTGCGGCCTTTCCCCTTCGTCTATAAAGCCACTAGGAATCTACTTCTGCCGAACATTCACTCGGCGCTTCGTCACTCATTTGTTCACCATGTGGCTGCTTATCCTCGCAG GTCTTTTAACGGTTTCCGGGGCCGAGGAGGCGATTTCAAACGCAGCTGAAAAAGCGAAAACCTCCTCTGACAATGCAGGCGACATTGTCATGTTGGAAATCGATGTCAAGGAGCCTGTGAAGAGATCGCCGATTACAGCCACTGCCGAATATGGTGCTCCAGCCAATCAGTACATTCTTCAATCAGCCGATGATACGCAAGAG CTACCACCGGAGTATTTATCTGTACTACAACAATACGCGCAGGAAGGGCCGCAACACCAAGCGCCACCACCTCCACGGAGAGTGCAGCCAGCATACGCGAAACAACAGCAAGCATTGCAACAAGCTTATTACAACTACCGAAAGCCAACAGTAGTGCCGCCTCGTCCTCGTCCTCAACTTCACCCTCAGGCTCTGGCTCAAGCCGAATTAACTGCTGACATCCAAGCTCAAGTCGAAGCTCAAACACGCACAGACGCCATTCGCACGGCCCGTTTGGGATCGAAAGCTTCCGAGGTTCCGGTATATCAAACATCCTATGCCCAACCAAAATTGGGAACGTTCGAGCAAGAATTACTGCAACTAGTCTCGGCTAATCAAGCCCAAGAATTTAAACTTCTTCCAACGCAACCTAAAGGAAGCACATCCGCATATTCCCAGCAATTAGTAAGCTATCCGGCTCAATACGCGAAACCAACCGTGGCAGCAGCTCAATTGCCCGAGCAGTACCATATTGAAACTTCTCCACCGCGTTATCATCAACCACGGCCACAACCACAACCACAACCACAGCCACAACCGGCACCTGCTTATCAATCTGTCGAAGAGCCTGTTCACTATCAAGCAGCTCAGCCTGCCGAAGCTTACAATCAGTCGCCACAATACGATTATATCGATGACGATTCATATCGGAAAGCCCTTGAACAGGCTCAAGCTCAGGCTCAAGCTCAGGCGGAGGCACAAGCGTTGTCTTTCCAGAAAATCGCGCAGGCTGCTTACAAAAAGCATCACCAAGATGCGTTGGCGCATATGAGGCTCACGAACGAACGTTACAGGCAACAGTCTGCTCTAGAACAGATCCAACAAGGTGCCCAAGTGAGCGATGCTGGACGTAGTCACTTGCAAGAACAATTGCATCCAAAAGGTGCAGAGGCTGCTTATAGGGCGAAGTTGAAAGCGCAGATAGCCGCGGAGGCAGCCGAGGCAAGGAAATTGCAGCAAGCGCAGGAATTTAAGGCACACGCTGACGCTATTCGCAAACTCGAAGCTCAGCAGCAAGCTCATCTGAAGGTGCAGGAAGAGGTTCATAATTATGCTCTGAATTTCGAGAAGAATCAAGCGCGCGCTCAGGCTATAGCGCAAGCCCAAGCTGAAGCTCTTTACAAGTCCCAGCTTCAAGCTCGGAATCAGGTTAAAGGCGAAATTTTGGCGATCTCCAAGGGCCAAGTGCAAGGAAAGAAAGTTGATCCAGACTCATCCGTGTATCATTATACTCTTTCAACCACTACCGCCCTTCCTTTCCTTCACAACAGTTATTTCACCAATGATCAATTGCAAAAATACCAAACATCTGGTTCTTCTTACGTTCCTAGATCAGTTCCAAAATCCGATGACGCGAATCCCGTTATAGAAGCAGCGTCAGCCCACGTACAACCTGTTATTACGCAACCACGGCAAACCCATAAGTTGAAGCTCCCTTCGTCTTCTCAGTCGGTTTACGTATCCGAATCGGGTTTGCTAAAAAAGTCACCAATTAAGTCGGTAACCATCGAAGAAGTAACCGCCCAGCCGGATCAAATCGGTGCTCAACCGTCACCCGCAGCCAAGGCACACGCTTTGACGGAAGAAGACTTGTCAGCATTGATTAACGCAGGATACACCGTTACTCCTGTGACGCAACCTGCCAAAACTATTCAACAAATTTACGCAACCGACAATACATCTGCGGGTAATAACCCGTATTAtacgaagaaacaaaaagcTCCTCTTACAAGGTCTGAATACGTCACCTATGAAGAGGTGATTCAACGTCCACGTAAGCTCGTTAGAAAAAATAGGCCGATTCTGAAGCATAGTGAGAAGGAAGGTGATTTAGGCGAGAAAGTTACTTACTTGGTACCTCTCGAGCCGGCTTTCGGCACGAGACAACCTGCGCTCAAACACGAAGAATAA
- the LOC126866502 gene encoding uncharacterized protein LOC126866502 isoform X2 encodes MPADSRKAYHICHDGREGHQGASFLCTNGTLFNQREFACDWWYNVNCADAPALYRLNLDPLKNPYIPEERKEIIRKQNMRIVVY; translated from the exons ATGCCGGCAGATAGCAGAAAA GCATATCACATTTGTCACGATGGTCGCGAAGGTCATCAAGGTGCATCTTTCCTCTGTACTAATGGAACTCTTTTCAATCAACGGGAGTTTGCTTGTGATTGGTGGTATAACGTGAATTGTGCTGATGCGCCAGCTTTGTATAG aTTAAATTTAGACCCTTTGAAGAACCCTTATATAccggaagaaagaaaggagatAATTCGGAAGCAGAATATGAGAATCGTtgtgtattaa
- the LOC126866502 gene encoding U-scoloptoxin(01)-Er1a isoform X1 yields the protein MYANVETGCQAYHICHDGREGHQGASFLCTNGTLFNQREFACDWWYNVNCADAPALYRLNLDPLKNPYIPEERKEIIRKQNMRIVVY from the exons ATGTACGCGAACGTGGAAACCGGTTGTCag GCATATCACATTTGTCACGATGGTCGCGAAGGTCATCAAGGTGCATCTTTCCTCTGTACTAATGGAACTCTTTTCAATCAACGGGAGTTTGCTTGTGATTGGTGGTATAACGTGAATTGTGCTGATGCGCCAGCTTTGTATAG aTTAAATTTAGACCCTTTGAAGAACCCTTATATAccggaagaaagaaaggagatAATTCGGAAGCAGAATATGAGAATCGTtgtgtattaa